A region of the Sander vitreus isolate 19-12246 chromosome 1, sanVit1, whole genome shotgun sequence genome:
caaaattgAAAGCATGAAACTAGATTTGTACATACATAAAGCATTTCAAACACTGAAACAAAGATGAAGAACATTTGTTGATGGGGTTAcgttctctttttctctctcagtgGGAAAAGTCAGAGGAACACCAAAAGGAATAATCACCACTTTGTTTATTCTCTCCTAAAATCATCCATCTTAACCATCACACAAGTACTAATCGACACTTATTGTCCTATGCTATTTCAATTCCTGCCTTTTCATTCAAACATTAAAGCACTTGTGGTATTAACAGTTAAAAAGActtgcatttttatttaattataacTGAATAAAGTGCACcctcatgagaaaaaaaaaaaaattacagttgTGTCAACCAAAATATTTTTACGCACTAGTTCATTTCgagtttgcatatctgcaaaagCCACCTGCAACAAAGGCGAGACGCATGTGTGAAAACTGGGTGAGCTACCATATGGCAACGAGTCacccacttttttttcatacccATAATCCACCCCTTTCACATAATTAGTACTCCTCTTCGTCGTCCAGGTCAGAAAAGTCAATAGATGGTCTGTTGTCACGCGTCTCCTCGTCACCTTCCCCATGGGGAACTGCAATCCAGACACATTAAGTCAAATTATGTAGCcacataataaatataaaaatgaaaacacaaaagggTGAGCAATCTACATTATACTACggctttttattaatttatttaaacacattttattgccaataaaaaaagttgtttaaatcttggttgcacaaaagtgTAGTGCAAGTGGTATAACATAGTAATAATCAGACCACCCACCCACCTTACTTCCCACCCCACCCTCATCCAGCCCACTCTACTACAGCTTTAAATATGGCATTTACAGGTAAAAGCTTGCTTGCATATCAGGACTGCCTTTCAACAAACATAAGCATAGAAGAGAAGGATTGGGCAAACATACTTTCAAGATTGTCCATGTGTTCATGAAGAATTCTCACCAGGTTGAATAACTGGGTGAGAGAAGGAagcagtttctcttttttaagatttcatcatcatttaaacattttcaaattgtgTGAATCACTATTGACGTGTGTTAATGGTGTCTACAGATCAATGTGTAAGAAGGCTGTGTACAAACAAGTATACACTAACTAAACAGGACTAGGTTGAAACCTAGCATATGGCTGGACTATGTACTATATGGTCGATGTGCTAAATTCTGGCCAAATTGTTGCAGGGTTAGTCAGTGGTAGCGTCTATAATGTGAATCATGGATATTAAATGTTAATCTTCAATTTTCTGTAGCAGTTCCAGGAATATTTGTTCTTAAAGTGACTGAAGTAGCATATCATATAtcgatagttacgttattgtaactccagattctatgagtataggcatcGACCTCtcagagctgttgctattggttTATGcctcgcgcatgcgcagtcgtgaagatttcttttgCGCCCTTGTGCCTCTTACGTCTGCAGTTACTGTATACTGTGTATTACAGCTGcgagaccagagatctgctccctATTCTTCTTCAGCTTCGACTTCGAAGAACAGCGGTGTCCGCCTGTGTATGTTTGATACTGCTTTAATATAATTCAACAATAACCATGCTATTTTCAACAATTTGTTGTTCTGGATTACtgatcttaaagtgctcatattatgctcattttcaggttcataactttatttagaggttgtaccagaataggtttatgtggtttatttTTCAGTAAACACCATATATCTGTCGTActgtacattgctgcagctcctcttttcaccctgtgtgttgagctctccgttttagctacagagtgagacatcgtacttctgttccatctttgttgggagtcgcacatgctcagtagctagataagcACTACAAGCTAGTCAGAAGCAGTGTATGagggcgagcattataacgtgtgttacaaagtgacgaacGTTCGTcgcggaagtaaaggctggactacaacagagctgtttggagcagtttgtgaacagtgttttctctgtaagatggtaagtccctttggggtggactttgggcttttcactttgtaaacctataatgtgcacaaaaagatatagaacacactaaaaggaaaggggaaaagccaaaaacataatatgagcactttaagtgttcGTGTGTAATTGTGTTACTTTGTTAAACACACCAGACCTAAGTTACACCCCATGACAAGTATTAACATGCCCACAGCCTCAAATGTTGGTTCGACAAGTGGTAGTGTTTATTCATGGGCACACTGAAACCTACAAGGTACACTAACGACTACCTGACCACTTTACTATCACTACTCTTTAATATCTCTTCTGCTCCGATCGCTAACACCTGTCTGCCCTGACAACCGTGCATCGAGGAAGCGCATCAGCTGATTGATCGCGGAGGCAAAGATgttaccagcggaaacactgcCGCACCTATTCCTTTTGAAAGAGCCACGGCCAATGGGAAAACTCGACCGACTAATGGTGCGACGTCATTACTCCCTTCAACCAATGGCGTAACTATCGTTCAGGGACAGACCTTGACGTTTATAGGGCTGGCTCCCGCTTTTCTGCGGTTCAGCCAAAAATACCAGGAACCACTGTACCCTGTAATACAAGTCTATTGACAGCAATAACATACACATGGCACTTTCAGACAATGTTGGAAAAGAGTGATGGAATTCGAAAAGCTGTAGAGCTGAATTAGTACTGTAGCTCTAGTAAGCGCGAGTGTGTTCTCACCCCAGCTGCATCGACTGCTCCGAGGACATCGGAGAACCTCTGCTCACAGAAATGCAGCAGCACCACCAGATAGAGACCGCTGCTGATAAACTCATCATATTCTGACTGGGAAGCAAGAAAAAACACCTTTCAGTAACCTGCACAGTTTTCATCcagaacatatacagtacaatacaccTGGGGGGTCAAACTCATTTTACTTCATGGGCCACATGcccctaatttgatctcaagtgggccagaccagcAAACTactccagaaagatcagaaactttatctgccacggagtttcttgtcagcttgacgTTGGAAAACGCAAGTCGCTTCTTCTACGACAGCTAGGGtcgggcatcgagaaccgattcctacttggaatcgtttctttattggaatcgtttggaggatttggtttcaaatctgatcatgggttccaaatttaacatgcgcaagttttggtttccgtagcggccaggcgcttgttgtgttgcagccgtggagcacagtaagcggagccctagtctggctttattttatgttgaaaaagcccggtgaaactgcaacccaccattgaatcaaaatcaaactttcctctaatttgtgaaataagcacgtgacccgtttcaactccaacCCTcaaaagaatcggaatcgataagaaccggaatggaaaggaagaatcgcaattggaatcagaattgttaaactCTAAACGATGGCCAACCCTAacgacagcgttctaaggccattgtaggagaaaaaaaattatgttacGGACCtgggagagaggggtaatattttgagagaaaaaaaactcagaatttcTAAGATTAAAGTCACAAATTTACGGAAAAAAGAACTCAGATATTCTATGAGATTAAAGTGGcaaatttggaattggaattaattacttctctgcaattttcaccggcgggccggttctggcccacgggccgtatgtttgacacccctgcagtAGACGgttgacaaaataaaaaggatagCCCAACATGTGTGGAGCCACCAAGAGCTTCCACAACAGTTTCAAAGCCGCGTGGCAAAGATTCTAAAAGTCTGTGGAACGCCATAGCATAGACTCACATCATACTCAAACCATCCATTCTTTGAGCACTGGTGCCTGTTGTGGAAGTTTTCTTGTTAGCAGCACGAGTGtggattttaaaaaaacaaaacacaagaacTGAAACTAATAAAGACTTACTGAGAATAAAACCAAAGTTTGgtctttgagtatttatttactttttcaaaagcagagaaaacagtTTCACAGGTACTCGTAGCACATCTGAAAGGGTCTTCTGACCAAGCCAACAAATCCATACATCTATATAGTAGAAACTCCCTTAAACCACCCCCAGTCAGGTTATCTTTAGCAGCTTCACAGAGGAAAAGACACCATAAACAGTCAAATCCTTTCACAACCTTCCCCTCTGCTCCTGTTTCCCAACTTAGCCTAAACACCAATGTAGCTTAGGAGACAGAAAATGAGACACAGCTCAAATGTGATGGCCCTCTTCACCCTTATCTGCTAAAAAGGAGAGACTGAGTTCTGAAAACAAAGAATAGCTTCAACTAGGCTCAAGGTTTTACGACGCCAGTTGCTTCTCCTTGAAGTCCTAGAGTTTACACAAAATTAAAGAATATAAGAGAACTCTTGTAAAATATATAAGAGTATCTTGTAGGATATTAAACTattatgtcaaaataaaatttTGCCATTACATGCCCTGCATGGAACCATCTgcatttgctttgtttttttccactcaTTCATTTAGGGGGTTTCCCTTTAAGTTGTCAACAATCTGTTTATATGTAAACTGGTACTTTGACATGATGTTAGTCTAGCAAACTTAAACACGTCATACAACATCGGCCCAGGATACCATGCTTCATTTATTATCAGCCGTCAGACTGGGCTTTGCGGTTGTTTCCAATTtgttagacacacacaaaaaaaaaaagactaagacAAATTAATGTTTTAGTTTCATTCAGCAGTTTTTTGTGTTGCTTTTAATTAATTAGGAATGTATCGGGCACTGTACATTTTGAAATTCAATTCTCTAAGGGAAGTTAAATGGTGACTCACTTGCACATGGGTCCTGTATAACTCCTGGATGTCAAAGTTGTCTATGTTCAAATGCAGCTTCTCCTTGCAGAGCTCACATGTTGCGATGGCCTCAAGGTTTGTgcctaaaagaaaaacacacattgacTCGGTTGACAAGACGAGGTTTTGGTGAAAGCTGTAGCCAAGTAATAGGTTTATATTAGCGATGCACCGactacaactttctaggccaattccgattttctttgagttagaccagccgataccgattttagctgattccgatttcattttttctaacctctttacagcacacacaaatatttattttctctctttactttaatagaacattttgcacagaacatagaacattttttgaacagataatggatcactctaaaatagaactatataaattactcctggtctgggaaattcacacacgcgtgcgtccttgagaactgtaactcgtataacttatgctgtccgttaattgtagcattgaccggcctgaaatcggcatatgtcagactgacctgccggtcatggccgagcacgtgaaaaccggccaattcctgtcaccggccggtctatcggtgcatctctagtttatatatataaatatatatatttattttacctgAGCCAATTTTGGAGCGGAGCCACCTCTTGATGCAGTCCTGGTGGACGTATTGCAGACTGCCTGTACAGCGGCAAGGCTGAATCAGGGGGTTGGCGGCAGATTCCTCCCCCATCTGGCAGATTCGGCACAGATCGCCTTCTTCCTCGTCAGAATCCTCCAGCAGCAGTCTATAGCAGTAAAGGAGGATATTTAGTTCTACTGTTGATACAGTAACTCTTTTTTTACATCTCTtgtttcatataaaaaaaaactttacttaTAAAAGTAGTACTTTCAGTTAGTACTGTACTAACTaaattacttaaaatgtaaGACTATAAAAACACTTTTGAGGGCATATTGGACAGTAGTTTTCTGTCTTAGAGAAGGAAACGCATTAGGTTTTTCATTCAGTATTGACGTACCATCAGTCCAAGAAGTAATTAGCCTAGCTGAAGAATGTTACCGATTATCTGACAAACTGAAGAGATTTGGAGTCAGTAAGGCTGGCACGAGAGCCACTTTAGGTCTACCTTACTTAATAAAGTCGCCTGAGGCTACaattcaaaagaaaacaaaaaagtcatatgtaTTGTAAGACCAATTCCCCCTGCAACTTTAATGTAagacaatattttaaaaattgtaAATTACAAAAGACACAGTTAAGAATGAAGCATTCTATTGTAGGCTTGGATTTCGCTACGATGTGATGTACATTTGTATTATAAAAGGGTACAGCCTGAAATCAAAATCCATTACCTCTCCTTAATCTTGCGCAGCTTCTCTTGATCCACACTGGAAACGGGTTTCTCCTTCTGGCCATCCAGCTGGCTCTCAACACCACCCAACGGGCCCATAGAAAGCGAAATGTTTTCAAATACTCCGACTCTGCGACGCGGCGAAAATTCAACCGAGGCATCTTCGAGTTCAGGTAACGTTTCATTCTCGAGTCTCCAGGGACGACCTGTGCCAAAGGGCTCTAAACCAACCGCaccatcatcttcttcttcttcttcttcttcttcttcctcctcctcctcctcctcttcctcctcttcttcttcatcttcatcttcctgCGTTGCTTTATGCTCAATGTCATCCCACCTTCTCAGTAAATGCTGTGGACGGCTGTAGCCTTCTTCTAAGCCTGCAGATGACTGCGCATTCTCGTCCCGAGCATGTCTTCTGAGGCGAGAGAGCAGGGGGGGGCAGCGGCCACGGAGGGAGGAGGAAAGCCAGGAGTAGctgctgcctcctccgctgCTGCTGGTATTACTACTGCCGACGCCAGGCTCTCTTGACAATGCCGTTCTGGACTGAGCCAGGCCACTACGACAGCCATCGTTGTTTTCCTGGATAGGAGCGAGGCCGGCTCTACGATTCCGGAGGCTACCCGGCGTTGCCTCTGATCCTCTAGTGTCAGGCTCCACACTAGACATCCTGGCTCCCTCGTCACTGTCCACAGACTCTCCACCAGTTGATGGACTGTCGTCATCGAGGGAGCGAACACTGGAGGATCCACTAGAAGAGTCTTGGCTGGAGCGCCGCGAAAAGAGACGGGACAAAAGGCGGCGAGTGGAGCTGCGGCCCTCCGTCTCTCCACCTTCAGGGGCTGGCCTCGAAGGGAGCGTAACCTCTGGTCTGGGCAGGGGAGTGGTGTACCTGGAGGTGTGCGAGGAGTAAGAGGAGGAGATACCTAAAGAGGAGTGAGGGTTTCTTGTCTGTTCCTGAGATGAGTGGAGGGGGGATGAGCCGTTCAAGAAACGGGATGGGGTTCTGTTGCTGAAGTCGCGCACCGGAGGAGAAGATCGgtgggaggaggaagatgagaggTGGCGATTTAGGGAGCTTTCTCTAGcagtagaggaggaggaagaaaaggagggagagtAGGCACTCTCTTTGGGCCGAGCGCCCTGTGCATACGTGGACGTCACCCTGTCTGTCGGATCTGAAATGAGGGAAGAGAAGAGCAGTTTGTGTGAAATTGGCTTACAGTATATGTAACAATACATTTGCATAGGTTGTGTACATCACAAAATATGCCTACACAATGAGGAAGCCAATCCAGGAGTACTtctccttctgtctcccaaACCTGAGAGACTGGGCTGGTTCTTTGTCTCTAGCTCTCTCCTGGACAACAGCGGCTTTGAGGAGGAAGATGACGGCGACTGTGAAAGTAAACGGCATGAGCTCCACGATGAATCGTaagtgtcattttgtttttgaccTGTACCTGTTAAGAAAAAGAAGTGACAAGCTGTTTAGAGGCTTGCTGTGTTCATTTTCCAAATCagttgaacattgttggaattATCACATTTACACCTAGTAATTGCCAGGTTTAACTGTTATGTAGCTAACTGAACCAACTGACAACGCTTACCTTAAGCCTGCTAATTTAGAAGCTGTTTAGAGTGAACGACTAAAAGAAAGGTAACGGGATGGTCTTGACACTTGATTAAAATGCTGTTCAATAACAGTGTAACttacaatgtaatttttttaaattctatgTCACAAAATCAACAGTATATAACTCAAATTACAAAACGTTAttggatatatatttaatattagaCAGAATGACTACATGACTGAGGTTAGCATTTGGTTAAGTTTTTCTCAAGCAACAGCTTCACCCAAAGTTAAGACATGTATTAAGGTGGTGTCACTGCTTCAAAAGATGCTTGTTCTTTCCGCATCAGATTGACTGTCGCTGCAACttaaaaggtgcactatgagttcctgcatggttttagcacgatttcatttttgtctcaaatcgtaggcatctctccttgatccgctagctgcctgccccctgaatacactgtgaaaaagcccggtctcgggagacaacacaggggtcgtaaacgtcaaacaaacactagaggcacaggctgtgcaccaaaatacaacaaaccactccagccaatcaccgacaagatggttgggggagggggtgggggttagtgacagtcagtcatgacagttacagaaacatggggggaggggcgagcttgttCTGTTATGTttggaatttacttggaacgtcaacagaaatgaccatgcaggaactcatagtgcacatatacacacacattatatacatatatatgtgtgtgtgtgtgtgtgtgtgtgtgtatatatatataaaaaaaaaaaatacacacacatacactataaTTAATTTTCATGGTGACTTGTTACTAATGCGAGCCAATATTAATTAACCACCCATGTGACCACAGATTTGTTGTTAGCACAGCTTTGTTGACAAGAGCACTGTTATTCGAATCATCTCTACTTTGAGCACCGCCGTTTCAATACTGTTACCACCTGGACTGAAGCCAAATCAGACTACCCGACAGACTACTGAATACCCAGTATTTTCTGTGAATTTACTGTGAA
Encoded here:
- the marchf7 gene encoding E3 ubiquitin-protein ligase MARCHF7, which gives rise to MMDSRSRRLPFCLPSSSRSSYTSSPTVSSSSLGSSRLYSRETVLNNDRFPRASSAYKADLDHQSSRLLSSSRDYSSSDSRSPSWKLPSSLTLSSRSYDRPWAESSLSSRSKLTDSEGRLGMRSGLLNASDDGDSKRAKLSYSNRGLYPRTASTSVTGSTYSSTGLSSGRGTGQKQNDTYDSSWSSCRLLSQSPSSSSSKPLLSRRELETKNQPSLSGLGDRRRSTPGLASSLYPTDRVTSTYAQGARPKESAYSPSFSSSSSTARESSLNRHLSSSSSHRSSPPVRDFSNRTPSRFLNGSSPLHSSQEQTRNPHSSLGISSSYSSHTSRYTTPLPRPEVTLPSRPAPEGGETEGRSSTRRLLSRLFSRRSSQDSSSGSSSVRSLDDDSPSTGGESVDSDEGARMSSVEPDTRGSEATPGSLRNRRAGLAPIQENNDGCRSGLAQSRTALSREPGVGSSNTSSSGGGSSYSWLSSSLRGRCPPLLSRLRRHARDENAQSSAGLEEGYSRPQHLLRRWDDIEHKATQEDEDEEEEEEEEEEEEEEEEEEEEEDDGAVGLEPFGTGRPWRLENETLPELEDASVEFSPRRRVGVFENISLSMGPLGGVESQLDGQKEKPVSSVDQEKLRKIKERLLLEDSDEEEGDLCRICQMGEESAANPLIQPCRCTGSLQYVHQDCIKRWLRSKIGSGTNLEAIATCELCKEKLHLNIDNFDIQELYRTHVQSEYDEFISSGLYLVVLLHFCEQRFSDVLGAVDAAGLFNLVRILHEHMDNLEIPHGEGDEETRDNRPSIDFSDLDDEEEY